The following proteins come from a genomic window of Gallalistipes aquisgranensis:
- a CDS encoding HNH endonuclease, whose translation MCGTRLEIAHRVYYSEGHHIKPLGKPYDGPDTEANILIVCPNCHVLCDNRAIRLPDSLHTKGRIGKEFIDFHNELHNKKNRQ comes from the coding sequence CTGTGCGGCACACGTTTGGAAATCGCACATCGTGTTTATTATTCGGAAGGACATCACATAAAACCTCTCGGAAAGCCTTACGATGGTCCCGACACTGAAGCAAACATTCTGATCGTATGTCCAAATTGCCATGTATTATGTGACAATCGGGCGATTAGGCTCCCCGACAGTCTACACACAAAAGGGAGAATCGGCAAGGAATTTATCGATTTTCACAACGAATTACACAACAAAAAGAACCGGCAATAA